One segment of Toxotes jaculatrix isolate fToxJac2 chromosome 8, fToxJac2.pri, whole genome shotgun sequence DNA contains the following:
- the itga10 gene encoding integrin alpha-10, whose protein sequence is MELRKYLLCLEFILLLKELCQCFNIDVKHPRIFTGPEDALFGFSVLQHEVDGEKSMLVGAPWDGPPNNRKGDVYKCIVGEEKNSNCSKVNLGETALQNVSKNLRNSHLGMTLTPGSPDGFLACAPLWSQECGTSMFSTGICASVRDDLEPIETIAPTAQRCSTYMDIVIVLDGSNSIYPWYEVQNFLSNILSKFHISSDQMQVGILQYGEVAVHEWSLKDYQTTQEVVEAAKNISRQEGRETRTAYAIHMACTEAFSAERGAREGATKVMIVVTDGESHDGEELPDALQECKNRNITRYAIAVLGHYIRRQQDPETFINEIKYIASDPDDKYFFNVTDEAALNDIVDALGDRIFTLEGTLGYNESSFHMEMSQIGFSTHTLDDGILFGMVGAYDWDGGVLKEGKNGRIMPPREAFESEFPLELKNHAAYLGYTVSSVMVGDWRRLYVAGAPRFKHKGKVILFELSNEGDVNIVQALSGEQIGSYYGSEVCGLDVDQDGITDVLLVAAPMYLGSGNKEAGRVYIYTLSGEEVFVANGTLKSEEKSQDARFGYALAAAPDLNHDGFTDLLVGAPLEDEHKGAIYVYHGDGIYINHNYKQRIPGSSISPSLQYFGRSVSARLDLDGDELIDLAVGAQGSAVLLSSRSIVQINVSLSFQPHSINVIQKTCQRGGRESACLNATACFTAVSRSPRPHSNSFDLWVSATLDDRKLSARALFDDSSHRQTQLAVQVHTGQTLCYKLPFHVYDTADYIRPFSFLLRFKINNTESGPVLDEGWPTTVKKSIPFFKDCGEDDVCTTDLVLKAHMDISGTRQKPYVIRSPRRRLAVEVQLENRLENAYNTSLTLHYSRNLHFSSLSIREDAHFKIECTALGANSHSCNVSYPVFRSQSKVNFMLEFEFSCTSLHSRVQMKLNAASDSVEREDTLWDNSVQLQNFVQYEPDLFVSSDSNLNRYEVHPTRTVSEAIGPEFYTHLRLQNLGCYSVSNLELRLHLPSVAAGDAVFMTVTEVFSYNTTGVNCSVLSDLAQLKARQRDVRPLHPEDMMQNDILNCSRSWCTEVVCEVQQLLRGQTAVIRVSRRVHDDFFRKAKYKSVRIIGAYRLAAQETNLITLGTGTVWRENVLEVLKGRAIPISLWILIGSIIGGLLLLALIIFILWKLGFFTRKHRGEDENHED, encoded by the exons ATGGAGTTGCGTAAATACCTGTTGTGCCTGGAGTTCATCCTCCTTCTTAAag AattatgtcagtgtttcaaCATAGATGTAAAGCATCCACGCATCTTCACCGGTCCAGAGGATGCTCTGTTCggcttttctgttttacagcatGAAGTGGATGGAGAAAAAtc AATGCTGGTTGGTGCTCCCTGGGATGGGCCGCCCAACAACAGGAAAGGAGACGTGTATAAATGCATtgtgggagaggagaagaactcaaactgcagcaaagtgAATCTAG GTGAGACTGCTCTTCAGAACGTTTCTAAAAACCTGAGGAATTCTCACCTGGGAATGACCCTCACTCCAGGCTCACCTGACGGCTTCCTG GCATGTGCCCCGCTGTGGTCTCAGGAGTGTGGTACGTCTATGTTCAGCACTGGCATCTGTGCTTCTGTCAGAGATGACCTGGAACCAATAGAGACCATCGCTCCAACAGCACAAA GGTGCTCTACATACATGGACATCGTGATCGTGCTGGATGGCTCCAACAGTATCTACCCCTGGTATGAAGTCCAGAACTTCCTCAGCAACATCCTCAGCAAGTTCCACATCAGCTCAGACCAGATGCAG GTTGGTATTCTGCAGTATGGCGAAGTAGCAGTCCACGAGTGGTCTCTGAAGGACTACCAGACCAcacaggaggtggtggaggccGCCAAGAACATCAGCCGTCAGGAGGGACGAGAGACGCGCACTGCATACGCCATCCACATGGCCTG cACAGAGGCGTTCAGTGCTGAGCGTGGAGCGAGGGAGGGCGCCACCAAGGTGATGATCGTAGTGACAGACGGAGAGTCACATGATGGGGAGGAGCTACCGGACGCTTTGCAAGAGTgcaagaacagaaacatcacaagATACGCCATTGCT GTTCTGGGTCATTACATCCGCCGCCAGCAGGACCCTGAGACGTTCATTAATGAGATCAAGTATATCGCCAGCGACCCTGATGACAAATACTTTTTCAACGTGACCGATGAAGCTGCTCTCAATGACATTGTGGATGCCCTGGGAGACCGAATCTTCACTCTGGAAG GCACGCTGGGCTACAACGAGAGCTCTTTCCACATGGAGATGTCTCAGATTGGCTTTTCCACGCACACACTAGAT GATGGCATTTTGTTTGGGATGGTTGGTGCCTATGATTGGGATGGTGGAGTGTTGAAGGAGGGGAAGAATGGACGCATCATGCCGCCCAGAGAGGCTTTTGAGAGCGAGTTTCCACTGGAGCTCAAAAATCATGCTGCTTATTTAG gttaCACAGTGTCATCTGTGATGGTTGGTGACTGGAGGAGGTTGTATGTAGCCGGAGCTCCTCGTTTCAAACACAAAGGCAAAGTCATCCTGTTTGAACTCAGTAATGAAGGCGATGTCAACATTGTACAGGCCCTCAGCGGAGAACAG ATTGGATCTTATTATGGCAGTGAGGTGTGTGGGCTGGATGTTGACCAGGATGGCATCACCGATGTCCTTCTGGTTGCTGCTCCAATGTATCTTGGCTCAGGAAATAAGGAGGCTGGTAGAGTCTACATCTACACCCTCAGTGGG GAGGAGGTGTTTGTGGCTAATGGTACTCTGAAGTCAGAGGAAAAGTCCCAGGATGCCAGGTTTGGTTATGCACTGGCAGCCGCTCCTGACCTCAACCATGACGGCTTCACTGACTTGCTGGTAGGAGCCCCGTTGGAGGATGAACACAAGGGGGCCATATATGTCTACCATGGAGACGGTATTTACATCAACCACAATTATAAACAG CGTATTCCTGGGTCATCGATTTCCCCCTCCCTGCAGTATTTTGGCCGCAGTGTGAGTGCTCGGTTGGACCTGGATGGAGATGAGCTAATAGACTTGGCAGTGGGAGCACAGGGCAGTGCTGTACTGCTCAG ctctCGAAGCATAGTCCAGATCAATGTCAGTCTGTCCTTCCAGCCACACTCCATCAACGTCATTCAGAAGACCTGCCAGAGGGGTGGCAGAGAATCAGCCTGTCTGAATGCCACTGCCTGCTTCACAGCTGTCTCCCGCTCCCCTAGACCACACAGTAACAGCTTTG ATCTGTGGGTGTCGGCAACGTTGGACGACAGGAAGTTGTCTGCACGGGCCCTGTTTGACGACAGCTCCCACAGACAGACCCAGCTGGCAGTTCAAGTTCACACAGGACAAACTCTCTGCTACAAACTGCCCTTCCATgtctat GACACAGCAGATTACATCCGTCCATTCAGCTTCTTACTGCGGTTTAAGATCAACAACACTGAGAGTGGTCCAGTGTTGGATGAAGGCTGGCCGACCACTGTCAAGAAATCT ATCCCGTTCTTCAAAGACTGTGGTGAGGATGATGTGTGTACAACAGACCTGGTGCTGAAGGCTCACATGGATATCTCTGGGACGAG ACAGAAACCTTATGTGATTCGCAGCCCTCGTAGGCGTCTGGCGGTGGAGGTGCAGCTCGAGAACAGACTGGAAAACGCCTACAACACCAGCCTGACGCTGCACTATTCACGCAACCTGCACTTTTCCAGCCTCAGCATTCGG GAGGATGCCCACTTTAAGATTGAGTGTACAGCGCTTGGTGCTAACAGCCACTCGTGTAATGTCAGCTATCCAGTATTTCGCTCCCAGTCAAAG GTTAACTTCATGTTGGAGTTTGAGTTCAGCTGCACGTCTCTGCACAGTCGAGTTCAGATGAAGCTCAATGCTGCCAG tgacagtgtggAGAGAGAAGATACTTTATGGGACAACAGTGTTCAACTGCAGAATTTTGTTCAGTACGAACCAGACCTGTTTGTTAGCAG TGACTCCAATTTGAACCGATATGAGGTCCACCCCACTCGTACAGTGTCAGAGGCAATTGGACCAGAGTTCTACACACACCTCAGG CTGCAGAACCTCGGCTGTTACTCTGTGAGTAATTTGGAGTTGAGGCTGCATCTGCCCTCTGTCGCTGCAGGAGACGCAGTCTTCATGACAGTCACTGAAGTCTTCTCATACAAC ACTACAGGAGTGAACTGCAGCGTGCTGAGTGATCTGGCCCAGCTGAAGGCTAGACAGAGAGACGTACGCCCCCTTCATCCTGAAGACATGATGCAGAATGACATACTG AACTGTAGCAGGTCATGGTGCACAGAGGTTGTGTGTGAGGTCCAGCAACTTCTGAGAGGGCAGACAGCAGTCATCCGTGTCAGCCGCAGAGTCCATGATGACTTTTTCAGAAAA GCCAAATATAAGTCAGTGAGGATAATAGGTGCCTATCGCCTCGCAGCTCAGGAGACTAACCTCATCACTCTGGGCACAGGAACAGTCTGGAGGGAG AATGTCCTGGAAGTGCTAAAGGGCCGAGCTATTCCCATCTCGCTCTGGATTCTGATTGGCAGCATCATTGGGGGTTTGCTGCTACTGGCCCTTATCATTTTCATACTGTGGAAG CTGGGGTTCTTCACAcgcaaacacagaggagaggatgagaacCATGAGGACTGA
- the polr3c gene encoding DNA-directed RNA polymerase III subunit RPC3 gives MTAQEVRLCGLLLREHFGEVVEKVGTHLLRNGAQNLRTILQDTGMSLDLVKKSLCVLVQHGACVFTAGRKGPGSPTEYQSSCDRVLRILRYPRYIYTAKTLYGDTGELIIEELLQRGHMTMSSTVKTVADRLTQNMEEGRSMDYSEVSSAFSKLVETHFLQRCPPLVGAATTDSTAPATPSTPATPATPATPATPAGRAAPVSTSLPTPESFPDCYKVPRVTLIGRGKRQLSNEDGEDQRNAKKPKLDSETHGDEGIYWQVNFERFHLHFRDQAIISAVANKLDQTSSEIVRTMLRMSEVTTSPTATCTKPLSANEIFRSLPSSYNIPRTILDQYLTLLVDDPMEFVGKAGESGGGMYVVNLHRALANLARATLESVVQERFGSRSARIFRLLLRKHHLEQKQVEDFAMIPAKEAKDMLYTLLSQNLVQLQEIPKTPDYAPSRTFYLYTVNQLQTARMLLQNSYKTVANLIERRLFETKESKRLLEKSQRIEAILASLQASGAEPEQLTEVEEMITAPEKQQLEALRLHINKLDTAENQVDETIFLLESYVNSTASSTS, from the exons atGACTGCCCAGGAGGTGCGTCTGTGTGGTCTCCTGCTGCGGGAGCACTTTGGAGAAGTGGTGGAGAAAGTGGGAACACACCTGCTCAGAAACGGAGCACAGAATTTAAGGACCATCCTTCAGGACACTGGCATGTCACTGGACCTG GTAAAGAAGTCTCTGTGTGTACTCGTGCAACATGGGGCCTGTGTGTTCACAGCAGGACGTAAAGGACCCGGGAGTCCCACGGAGTATCAGTCCAGCTGTGATCGGGTTCTAAGGATTCTGCGTTACCCACGTTACATCTACACCGCCAAAACCCTGTACGGTGACACTGGAGAGCTGATCATAGAGGAGTTACTGCAGAGAGGTCACATGACCATGAGCAGCACTGTTAAGACAGTCGCCGACCGCCTCACACAGAACATGGAGG AAGGGCGCAGCATGGATTACAGCGAAGTGTCTTCTGCCTTCTCCAAACTGGTGGAGACTCATTTTCTTCAGCGCTGCCCTCCCCTAGTGGGAGCGGCAACAACAGATAGCACTGCTCCAGCTACCCCTTCTACCCCTGCTACACCTGCAACCCCTGCTACTCCTGCTACTCCTGCTGGCCGTGCTGCCCCTGTGAGCACCAGCTTGCCCACACCAGAGAGCTTCCCTGACTGTTACAAGGTGCCACGTGTGACACTCATCGGACGAGGCAAACGCCAACTCTCCAATGAGGATGGAGAGGACCAAAGGAATGCAAAGAAGCCTAAGTTAGATTCAGAG ACGCACGGTGATGAGGGGATTTACTGGCAGGTGAATTTTGAGAGGTTCCATCTCCACTTCAGAGACCAGGCTATCATCAGTGCTGTAGCCAACAAACTGGACCAG ACCAGCAGTGAGATAGTGAGGACTATGCTGAGGATGAGTGAGGTGACGACCTCACCCACAGCCACCTGCACAAAGCCCCTCTCGGCCAATGAGATCTTCCGGTCACTCCCAAGCAGCTACAACATCCCCAGAACCATCTTAGACCAGTACCTCACTCTGCTGGTGGATGACCCG aTGGAGTTTGTGGGGAAGGCTGGTGAAAGCGGAGGGGGGATGTATGTTGTCA ATCTGCACAGAGCGCTGGCCAATCTAGCCCGGGCCACACTTGAGTCTGTAGTACAGGAGag ATTCGGCTCCCGGTCAGCACGCATTTTCCGTCTGTTGCTAAGGAAACATCACCTGGAACAGAAGCAGGTGGAGGATTTTGCCATGATTCCAGCAAAGGAGGCTAAAGACATGCTCTACACGCTGCTTTCACAGAACCTGGTCCAGCTACAG gaAATCCCAAAGACTCCTGACTACGCTCCCTCTCGTACCTTTTATCTTTACACCGTCAACCAGCTGCAAACTGCAAGAATGCTGCTGCAGAACTCCTACAAG acaGTGGCCAACCTCATAGAGAGACGCCTGTTCGAGACCAAAGAGAGCAA GCGTCTGCTGGAGAAATCCCAGCGAATTGAAGCCATCCTGGCATCTCTGCAGGCCAGCGGGGCCGAGCCTGAACAGCTGACAGAGGTTGAGGAGATGATCACTGCTCCTGAAAAGCAACAGCTGGAGGCCTTACGGCTTCATATCAACAA GTTAGATACAGCAGAGAACCAGGTAGATGAAACCATCTTTCTTCTAGAGTCCTATGTCAACTCCACTGCCTCATCCACAAGCTGA
- the rnf115a gene encoding E3 ubiquitin-protein ligase RNF115 isoform X1, translated as MPGWRRTAVLGLWRTDVSVCAGLGKMAEAAAVPPHRFFCHCCKGEVNPKLPEYICPRCDSGFIEEVTEDSSLLEGGANGIDDAATQFAEVRADLTDFGENRLWHLLLLERPFTTDSDTPDSEPRLPGGRLGGLSDLGGLGGGPIGGSVPAGLGGPMGGLLGAGEHWGPGRPPRLHSQRRYRSRGSSRPDRSPAVEGIVQQFLAGLFANSGVPGSPPLSWTGMLHSNPGDYAWGQGGLDAVITQLLGQLENTGPPPAEKEKISSLPTVNISQEQADCCMECPVCKEDFAVGEPVRQLPCNHFFHSDCIVPWLEMHDTCPVCRKSLNGEDSSSQPPSESPSLSMDPRTQERWSF; from the exons ATGCCGGGCTGGAGGCGGACAGCTGTCCTCGGCTTGTGGAGGACCGACgtcagtgtttgtgctggtCTGGGGAAGATGGCGGAGGCTGCGGCTGTTCCCCCGCATCgatttttctgtcactgttgtAAAGGAGAAGTAAACCCCAAACTCCCG GAGTACATCTGTCCAAGATGTGATTCAGGGTTCATAGAGGAAGTAACAGAAGACTCCAG TCTCTTAGAGGGTGGCGCTAACGGGATAGATGACGCAGCCACACAGTTTGCAGAGGTACGAGCTGATCTGACGGATTTTGGGGAGAACAGG CTATGGCACTTGTTGTTACTGGAGCGGCCATTTACAACAGACAGCGACACCCCTGACTCAGAACCTCGGCTCCCTGGAGGACGCCTGGGAGGTCTCAGTGACCTGGGGGGATTGGGAGGTGGACCAATCGGGGGGTCAGTCCCAGCAGGCCTAGGGGGACCTATGGGGGGTCTACTAGGAGCTGGGGAACACTGGGGACCAGGACGCCCCCCTCGCCTGCACAGTCAGAGAAGATACCGgtccagaggcagcagcaggccAGACCGCTCGCCCGCAGTGGAAGG GATTGTGCAACAGTTTCTCGCTGGCCTCTTTGCCAACTCTGGAGTCCCTGGCTCACCTCCACTCTCATG gACGGGGATGCTGCACTCTAACCCAGGGGATTATGCCTGGGGACAGGGAGGGTTAGATGCCGTGATAACACAG ttaTTAGgtcagctggaaaacacaggacctcctccagcagagaaagagaagatcTCTTCTCTCCCAACTGTCAATATCTCTCAGGAACAAGCAG ACTGCTGTATGGAATGTCCGGTGTGCAAAGAGGACTTCGCAGTTGGAGAGCCAGTCAGACAGCTACCCTGTAACCACTTCTTTCATTCAGACTGTATAGTACCATGGCTGGAAATG CATGACACATGTCCAGTGTGTAGGAAGAGTTTGAACGGAgaagacagcagcagccagcccCCATCAGagtccccctccctctccatggACCCTCGCACACAGGAGAGATGGTCCTTCTGA
- the rnf115a gene encoding E3 ubiquitin-protein ligase RNF115 isoform X2, translated as MPGWRRTAVLGLWRTDVSVCAGLGKMAEAAAVPPHRFFCHCCKGEVNPKLPEYICPRCDSGFIEEVTEDSSLLEGGANGIDDAATQFAELWHLLLLERPFTTDSDTPDSEPRLPGGRLGGLSDLGGLGGGPIGGSVPAGLGGPMGGLLGAGEHWGPGRPPRLHSQRRYRSRGSSRPDRSPAVEGIVQQFLAGLFANSGVPGSPPLSWTGMLHSNPGDYAWGQGGLDAVITQLLGQLENTGPPPAEKEKISSLPTVNISQEQADCCMECPVCKEDFAVGEPVRQLPCNHFFHSDCIVPWLEMHDTCPVCRKSLNGEDSSSQPPSESPSLSMDPRTQERWSF; from the exons ATGCCGGGCTGGAGGCGGACAGCTGTCCTCGGCTTGTGGAGGACCGACgtcagtgtttgtgctggtCTGGGGAAGATGGCGGAGGCTGCGGCTGTTCCCCCGCATCgatttttctgtcactgttgtAAAGGAGAAGTAAACCCCAAACTCCCG GAGTACATCTGTCCAAGATGTGATTCAGGGTTCATAGAGGAAGTAACAGAAGACTCCAG TCTCTTAGAGGGTGGCGCTAACGGGATAGATGACGCAGCCACACAGTTTGCAGAG CTATGGCACTTGTTGTTACTGGAGCGGCCATTTACAACAGACAGCGACACCCCTGACTCAGAACCTCGGCTCCCTGGAGGACGCCTGGGAGGTCTCAGTGACCTGGGGGGATTGGGAGGTGGACCAATCGGGGGGTCAGTCCCAGCAGGCCTAGGGGGACCTATGGGGGGTCTACTAGGAGCTGGGGAACACTGGGGACCAGGACGCCCCCCTCGCCTGCACAGTCAGAGAAGATACCGgtccagaggcagcagcaggccAGACCGCTCGCCCGCAGTGGAAGG GATTGTGCAACAGTTTCTCGCTGGCCTCTTTGCCAACTCTGGAGTCCCTGGCTCACCTCCACTCTCATG gACGGGGATGCTGCACTCTAACCCAGGGGATTATGCCTGGGGACAGGGAGGGTTAGATGCCGTGATAACACAG ttaTTAGgtcagctggaaaacacaggacctcctccagcagagaaagagaagatcTCTTCTCTCCCAACTGTCAATATCTCTCAGGAACAAGCAG ACTGCTGTATGGAATGTCCGGTGTGCAAAGAGGACTTCGCAGTTGGAGAGCCAGTCAGACAGCTACCCTGTAACCACTTCTTTCATTCAGACTGTATAGTACCATGGCTGGAAATG CATGACACATGTCCAGTGTGTAGGAAGAGTTTGAACGGAgaagacagcagcagccagcccCCATCAGagtccccctccctctccatggACCCTCGCACACAGGAGAGATGGTCCTTCTGA
- the gba gene encoding lysosomal acid glucosylceramidase codes for MALSLLAAVLLAFVFLTAQVSLSTDSNKCIARNFGHDSVVCECNSTYCDSVGPVILPPRGQYSSYLSSMAGSRLEPGQGQVQVNSTGAGLRLTIVPFEKYQKIRGFGGAMTDAAAINILSLSAGTQDQLLRQYFSSEGIGYSVVRVPMASCDFSARLYTYADTPGDYNLDNFTLAPEDINMKIPLLQRAKALSPRPLSLLASAWSAPAWMKTNGALTGKGSLKGQPGGKEYKTWAHYYIRFLEEYAKYNLTFWALTTGNEPSAGEMTNYSFQALGFTPEEQRDWVALDLGPALHASSYPHTHVLILDDNRLLLPHWAKVVLNDVHAGRYIHGVAVHWYMDSLVPAEISLGVTHHLYPEYYLFGSEACVGWSPLDRGVKLGRWNSAEQYAHDIIQDLNHYVVGWTDWNLALDQTGGPNWVKNFVDSSVIVDAKRDIFYKQPSFYSMAHFSMFLWEGSQRVGVSANQETDLEYTAFIRPDGSVVLIILNRSSSVIQFEVWDPVVGYMSSTAQAHSLLTLAWNTH; via the exons ATGGCGTTGTCATTGCTAGCAGCTGTGCTTTTGGCCTTTGTCTTCCTCACAGCACAAGTGAGCCTCTCAACAG ACAGCAATAAATGCATCGCCAGGAACTTTGGCCATGACTCagtggtgtgtgagtgtaattCAACCTACTGTGACAGTGTTGGGCCAGTCATCCTGCCTCCACGGGGACAGTACTCCTCCTACCTGAGCAGCATGGCAGGCAGCAGACTGGAGCCAGGGCAGGGTCAGGTCCAGGTGAACAGCACCGGGGCAG GCCTCAGGTTGACCATCGTTCCCTTCGAGAAGTACCAGAAGATCAGGGGATTTGGTGGAGCTATGACAGACGCTGCAGCAATTAACAtcctgtccctctctgctgGCACACAGGACCAGCTGCTTCGACAGTATTTCTCTAGTGAAG GTATCGGCTACAGTGTGGTTCGAGTCCCCATGGCCAGCTGTGACTTCTCTGCCCGTCTGTACACCTACGCTGACACACCTGGAGACTACAACCTGGACAACTTCACTCTGGCCCCTGAGGACATCAACATGaag aTCCCTCTCCTGCAGCGTGCTAAGGCCTTGTCCCCTcgccctctgtctctgctggctAGTGCCTGGAGCGCCCCCGCctggatgaaaacaaatggtGCACTCACAGGAAAGGGCTCTCTGAAGGGGCAGCCTGGCGGCAAGGAGTACAAAACATGGGCTCACTACTATATCAG GTTTCTTGAGGAATATGCTAAATATAACTTGACCTTCTGGGCTTTGACCACAGGGAATGAGCCCTCTGCAGGAGAGATGACAAACTACAG TTTCCAGGCTCTGGGCTTCACGCCTGAGGAGCAGCGGGACTGGGTGGCTCTGGACCTGGGCCCTGCCCTGCATGCTTCAtcctacccacacacacacgtcctcatACTGGATGACAACCGcctgctgctgcctcactgGGCCAAAGTG GTCTTAAATGATGTTCATGCGGGAAGGTACATTCATGGTGTGGCAGTCCACTGGTACATGGACAGTCTCGTCCCTGCCGAGATTAGCCTGGGAGTCACCCATCATCTGTATCCAGAGTATTACTTGTTCGGCTCGGAGGCCTGTGTTGGGTGGAGCCCTCTAGACAGAGGGGTGAAGCTGGGGAGGTGGAACAGTGCTGAGCAGTATGCACATGACATTATACAG GACTTAAATCATTATGTGGTGGGCTGGACAGACTGGAACCTGGCGTTGGACCAGACTGGTGGGCCAAACTGGGTTAAAAACTTTGTGGACAGCTCCGTTATAGTGGATGCAAAGCGTGACATCTTCTACAAGCAGCCAAGTTTCTATAGCATGGCCCATTTCAG TATGTTCCTGTGGGAGGGGTCTCAGAGAGTGGGGGTGTCTGCCAATCAGGAAACAGACCTAGAATACACTGCCTTCATCAGACCGGATGGCTCAGTAGTGCTCATCATACTCAACAG gtCATCATCAGTGATCCAGTTTGAGGTCTGGGATCCTGTAGTTGGCTACATGAGCTCCACTGCTCAGGCTCATTCATTGCTCACGCTTGCTTGGAACACACACTGA